One window of Magallana gigas chromosome 2, xbMagGiga1.1, whole genome shotgun sequence genomic DNA carries:
- the LOC117690478 gene encoding uncharacterized protein, translating into MEGLERFLRDIDEDLVCYKEEFIKLAVKSDSTLKYLRPHEVESMNIPPVYKRMLIDRIVNLQTPGTKEKLKQKCLDEFMLPKTPKRLKFGDLDAPISNATPTTVAERHERRSPAAAASRAPDNFLEQEVDRLNEERDTLSVLLVHKKDELNDLKQKPNLPSAISIPGNPITKSSCDNCHRKGHRSIMNRGNKSCPFMKCEGYHACGQEGKHPDHKQSVTEVTKEIHDVERRLKNINDELNSIKMFQKHNNTNFTTAMRPILKSLFYMKYEGKDGAQNLQRDLRYIKIATNSQIPEDQSLDHISNLISKGKSRVSSTVDPFVTSENVSKQNADIKPDCTGYSSPSASASAQQPLLQNSPFQMAQYNPYFPTSPYQYVMYPNQWNSMYDVYGNGYPMYPANPTTSSTAPACAANPPLPLDSPPKNPPLPKD; encoded by the exons ATGGAAGGGCTCGAGAGGTTTCTTCGAGATATAGATGAAGATCTTGTGTGTTATAAGGAAGAGTTCATCAAACTTGCTGTAAAAAGTGATAGCACGTTGAAGTATTTACGACCACATGAGGTTGAGAGCATGAACATACCTCCTGTTTACAAACGCATGTTGATTGACCGCATAGTCAATCTGCAAACCCCTGGTACGAAAGAAAAGTTGAAACAAAAATGTCTTGACGAATTCATGTTACCAAAAACGCCCAAAAGATTGAAGTTCGGGGATCTTGATGCCCCCATCTCTAACGCTACCCCCACGACTGTCGCCGAAAGACATGAAAGACGTTCGCCAGCTGCAGCCGCTTCTCGAGCACCGGACAATTTTTTAGAACAAGAAGTTGACCGTCTAAATGAAGAAAGAGATACACTTTCTGTCTTGTTAGTACACAAAAAAGACGAACTTAATGAtctaaaacaaaaaccaaatttACCATCTGCCATTAGTATTCCGGGAAACCCCATCACCAAGTCCTCGTGTGACAACTGTCACCGAAAAGGTCATCGATCGATTATGAACCGGGGTAACAAGTCCTGTCCATTCATGAAGTGCGAGGGATACCACGCTTGCGGGCAGGAGGGGAAACACCCAGACCACAAGCAGTCAGTGACAGAG GTAACAAAAGAAATCCATGATGTCGAAAGAAGACTTAAAAATATCAACGATGAGCTCAACAgcataaaaatgtttcaaaaacatAATAACACAAACTTTACAACAGCTATGCGCCCTATTTTAAAGTccttattttatatgaaatatgaagggaAAGATGGTGCCCAAAATCTGCAACGAGACTTGCGATACATCAAGATTGCAACCAACAGTCAAATTCCTGAAGATCAGTCTCTTGACCATATCAGTAACCTCATAAGTAAGGGAAAATCCAGGGTATCCAGCACAGTTGACCCATTTGTTACATCAGAAAATGTGTCGAAACAAAACGCTGATATCAAACCAGATTGCACAGGTTATAGTAGCCCATCAGCGTCAGCATCAGCACAACAACCATTACTACAGAATTCTCCATTTCAAATGGCACAGTACAACCCATATTTCCCTACTTCTCCTTATCAGTATGTCATGTACCCAAATCAGTGGAATTCCATGTATGATGTGTATGGAAATGGCTATCCTATGTATCCAGCAAATCCCACGACATCTTCAACAGCTCCTGCATGTGCTGCAAATCCACCTCTGCCTTTGGATTCACCCCCCAAAAATCCACCATTGCCCAAGGACTAG